Proteins found in one Sorghum bicolor cultivar BTx623 chromosome 1, Sorghum_bicolor_NCBIv3, whole genome shotgun sequence genomic segment:
- the LOC8081096 gene encoding peroxisomal membrane protein 11-3 encodes MASSESSNPTPAAAAAARQPARDFLAHLEAYLARRDGVDKLLKISRYAARLALAAGPPLPPGASARLKSFESSVGLSRKAFRLGKFVQSLNALRAHPHPPPALALLAYGGEGVYYFVEQFVWLAKAGLLPAHLLPRLQRLSAWAELPGYVGSIAIKLEEVAKIESSIKKRLAEDCDKESEAVKTMQGKLLLKRMSVVQDVADAVMALGDVTDGKGLLGSSTLMASAGLLSALISTHKNWNSC; translated from the coding sequence ATGGCCTCCTCCGAGTCCTCCAATCCCACGCctgcggccgcggccgccgcgcgccaACCGGCCCGCGACTTCCTCGCCCACCTCGAGGCCTATCTCGCCCGCCGCGACGGCGTTGACAAGCTGCTCAAGATCTCCCGCTACGCCGCGCGCCTCGCGCTCGCCGCTGGGCCGCCGCTGCCCCCCGGCGCCTCCGCCCGCCTCAAGTCCTTCGAGTCCAGCGTCGGCCTCAGCCGCAAGGCTTTCCGTCTCGGCAAGTTCGTGCAGTCCCTCAACGCGCTCCGCGCCCACCCGCACCCTCCCCCGGCGCTCGCGCTACTCGCCTACGGCGGTGAGGGCGTCTACTACTTCGTCGAGCAGTTCGTTTGGCTTGCCAAGGCCGGGCTCCTGCCTGCGCACCTTCTCCCGCGCCTCCAGCGCCTCAGTGCCTGGGCCGAGCTGCCGGGCTACGTCGGCTCCATTGCGATTAAGCTGGAGGAAGTGGCGAAGATCGAATCTTCGATAAAGAAGCGGCTCGCGGAGGACTGTGATAAGGAGAGCGAGGCGGTGAAGACGATGCAGGGTAAGCTGCTGCTGAAGCGGATGTCAGTGGTGCAGGACGTGGCGGATGCTGTAATGGCGCTGGGAGACGTCACCGATGGCAAGGGTTTGCTCGGGAGCTCCACACTGATGGCATCAGCTGGCCTGCTCTCGGCGTTGATCAGCACGCATAAAAACTGGAATTCCTGTTGA